One stretch of Cryptosporidium parvum Iowa II chromosome 3, whole genome shotgun sequence DNA includes these proteins:
- a CDS encoding hypothetical protein (similar to CAS/CSE proteins involved in chromosome segregation, and importins) translates to MEEIVTLLGLSTSINPADVKMAENSLNMKEGMPGFIETLLMIVTKTDIELHIRQVGCIYMKNLVKRKWDIDWEHGGMNKHDRDIIKGNIVNIYMNTPKMIQSQIGEMLLYISIRDFPVYWNDLLVIIVKFLPDEQTDLLSNNGMFLGSDLNALVSKLQQYESTLSMIKLILDKYRYAESSNKVLLELKEILKVVCEPMYRMFVYSSQCLLRRLPVIQDNTSRQLVMNICLLSCQLFYILHCCDIPEFFEDRIGPFMESFQAILELDTTPGLVDSEDQLIICLNIKSQIFENLRIYSDRYQEPFDIYARKSLSTVAILLTKMVSQNNNTIDTNPELSSSISSLIDEGLRLIGSLAATQWSDNAFMDSGVLDHLVEKILIPCTFLDINDLNIIEETPKDFVYKYLWDINDVCDSTSKRSAALECIKNLGKFYYTKLSELLSNLIISLLNGISNDAHGSSSIFDWEEFNEKSGNYCKYQITKSDVTREASVFLFICLSVRSFSKIGGVAHLEHGIDIVGFYDNYIKSFTSSPLMRCCALKYLIVFKSHFNNASSLDILQQSYNWLSTQTSSIEEMMILLAFERILTQKTASSTGNPSIQGGGIGANTSICTSNDNSNSGGALLKVQQGMGSQETVFKLSPAETYNLCFQMIGNILHPMLKKAFQGGDKRTYLTESEFIPRCMMRLLTYLGKLGSELVNTLAPTIAECTKLAVENPKNPSFNHYLFELLGVCIRNSSDCEKLDNFVLPILIGILEKNLTDFIPYSLQLLALRLDTLASQNELYDKLFIHLIDAKIWHGPASAVPGIVRLCSSFFKRHSLFEATISSHVKQVFERFQFCLSHRRFQSTLSFEFLRDIVRFLPFQWYSQYLTALANLLLTKSQEWNRIGDHQTIIQVVGAFSIIVIKKPYGEMPETSLLNVLDTLQNGLSFIFFSKVVFPNLLKATLSPPLRYTIFIALLKLVSELTFEQSKRNDFVLEAFKSVYLLFNAIKLSDDPNFQRRNSISTDPSGVSDDSAQSNYLAVLPDSNLDSQNPIQDEFEINYHKLLTASCHSSNNSYPSHKEILQILTSGPSSTGIGANSAHACNFIECIRNSEQLNLMKITFQPYLNEISNHFVGDQNIQSFINSLK, encoded by the coding sequence atggaAGAGATTGTAACTCTATTAGGTCTTAGTACCAGCATCAACCCTGCTGATGTGAAAATGGCTGAGAACTCCTTAAATATGAAGGAGGGAATGCCAGGGTTTATTGAAACTTTGCTCATGATCGTTACTAAGACTGATATTGAATTACATATTAGACAAGTTGGTTGTATTTATATGAAGAATTTGGTCAAGAGAAAGTGGGATATTGATTGGGAACATGGTGGGATGAATAAACATGATAgggatattattaaaggcAACATTGTGAACATATATATGAACACACCAAAGATGATTCAGTCCCAAATTGGTGAAATGCTCCTTTATATTTCTATCAGAGACTTTCCTGTATATTGGAATGACCTTCTTGTCATTATTGTCAAGTTTTTACCTGATGAGCAAACTGACCTTCTTTCCAATAATGGGATGTTTCTTGGGAGTGATCTGAATGCATTGGTTTCTAAATTGCAACAATATGAAAGCACCCTCTCTAtgattaaattaattttggaCAAATATAGATATGCTGAATCCTCAAACAAGGTCTTGCTTGAGCTGAAGGAAATTCTCAAGGTGGTTTGTGAGCCTATGTATAGAATGTTTGTTTATTCTTCTCAATGCCTTTTAAGAAGACTTCCGGTAATCCAAGATAATACAAGCAGACAGTTGGTTATGAATATCTGCCTCTTAAGCTGCCAGCtcttttatattcttcattGCTGTGATATTCCTGAATTTTTTGAGGATAGAATTGGGCCATTTATGGAATCCTTCCAAGCTATTTTGGAATTAGACACTACTCCTGGTTTGGTGGATTCAGAGGATCAGCTTATTATCTGCCTTAATATCAAGAGCCAGatatttgagaatttaAGGATATATTCTGATAGGTACCAAGAACCGTTTGATATTTATGCTAGGAAGTCTCTTTCAACTGTGGCAATCCTACTCACAAAGATGGTTTCtcagaataataatactataGATACAAATCCTGAATTGTCCAGTTCTatatcttctttaattgatGAAGGTCTAAGGCTGATTGGTTCTCTAGCAGCTACACAATGGTCTGATAATGCATTTATGGATTCTGGAGTATTGGATCATCTTGTTGAGAAGATCCTCATACCTTGTACATTTTTggatattaatgatttaaacATAATTGAAGAAACTCCCAAGGACTTTGTATACAAATACCTTTGGGATATAAATGATGTTTGTGATTCAACTTCCAAACGATCTGCAGCTTTGGAATGCATCAAGAATTTGGGGAAGTTCTACTACACAAAGCTGAGTGAACTATTGAGTAATTTGATTATCAGTCTCTTGAATGGCATTTCAAATGATGCGCATGGAAGTTCATCTATCTTTGACTGGGAGGAGTTTAATGAGAAAAGCGGTAACTACTGCAAGTATCAAATCACTAAGTCTGATGTTACCAGAGAAGCTTCTGTATTCTTATTCATTTGCTTATCAGTGAGGTCCTTTTCGAAGATTGGAGGAGTTGCACATTTGGAGCATGGAATAGACATTGTTGGATTCTATGACAACTACATCAAGTCTTTTACTAGCTCTCCTTTGATGCGTTGCTGTGCTTTAAAGTACCTGATTGTTTTCAAAAGTCACTTCAATAACGCTTCTTCCCTGGATATTCTCCAGCAGTCCTACAATTGGCTTTCTACTCAAACTTCCAGCATTGAGGAGATGATGATTTTGTTGGCGTTTGAGAGGATATTAACCCAAAAAACAGCATCATCTACTGGAAACCCTTCAATTCAGGGTGGTGGAATTGGTGCAAATACTAGTATTTGCACATCTAATGATAATTCAAACTCAGGAGGAGCTTTATTAAAAGTCCAACAAGGAATGGGCAGCCAGGAAACTGTTTTTAAGCTTTCCCCAGCAGAGACATATAATCTATGTTTCCAGATGATTGGGAATATTCTTCATCCAATGCTCAAAAAAGCCTTCCAAGGAGGAGATAAAAGGACTTATTTGACAGAGAGCGAATTTATTCCTAGATGTATGATGAGACTCTTGACGTATTTAGGTAAGCTTGGATCCGAATTGGTTAATACTTTGGCTCCCACCATTGCAGAGTGCACAAAGCTTGCAGTGGAGAACCCAAAGAATCCGTCCTTCAACCACTACTTATTTGAGCTTCTTGGAGTCTGTATAAGAAATTCTTCAGATTGTGAAAAATTGGATAATTTTGTCCTACCGATACTCATTGGAATCCTAGAGAAGAATCTAACAGACTTCATTCCATACTCTCTACAGCTACTTGCTCTTAGGCTAGACACCTTAGCTAGCCAGAATGAGCTTTATGACAAGCTCTTTATCCATTTGATTGATGCAAAGATCTGGCATGGGCCTGCATCTGCAGTACCTGGGATTGTCCGACTCTGCAGTTCTTTCTTCAAGAGAcattcattatttgaagcCACCATTTCCAGCCATGTTAAGCAGGTGTTTGAACGCTTCCAGTTTTGTCTGAGTCACAGGAGATTCCAATCAACTCTCTCCTTTGAATTCCTTCGAGACATCGTTCGCTTCCTTCCTTTCCAATGGTATTCTCAGTACTTGACCGCACTAGCCAATCTTCTACTTACTAAATCTCAGGAGTGGAATCGAATTGGAGACCACCAGACAATAATCCAAGTCGTTGGagcattttcaataattgtAATTAAAAAGCCGTATGGAGAGATGCCAGAGACTTCTCTTCTTAACGTTCTCGATACACTTCAGAATGGGCTCTCGTTTATCTTCTTCAGCAAGGTGGTTTTCCCAAACCTACTTAAAGCCACGCTTTCACCTCCTCTCAGATatactatttttattgCACTTTTAAAGCTGGTCTCCGAACTAACTTTTGAACAAAGCAAACGCAATGACTTTGTTCTTGAAGCATTCAAGTCAGTTTACCTTCTTTTTAATGCAATAAAACTTTCGGATGACCCAAACTTCCAGAGAAGAAATTCCATATCTACTGACCCTAGTGGCGTCTCTGATGACTCAGCTCAAAGCAACTACCTTGCTGTTCTCCCtgattcaaatttagaCTCACAAAACCCCATTCAAGATGAGTTCGAGATTAATTACCACAAACTTCTGACTGCGTCTTGTCACTCTTCCAATAACTCTTATCCCAGCcataaagaaattttacAGATTCTAACTAGCGGACCATCCAGTACCGGCATTGGCGCCAATAGTGcgcatgcatgcaatttcATTGAATGTATAAGAAATTCAGaacaattaaatttaatgaagatTACTTTTCAACCATATTTAAATGAGATATCTAATCATTTTGTTGGTGATCAAAACATTCAgagttttattaattctctCAAGTAA
- a CDS encoding casein kinase I, giving the protein MEVRVGGKYRLGRKIGSGSFGDIYLGTNVTNSEEVAIKLESVKSRHPQLLYESKLYKILAGGIGVPTVHWYGIEGDYNVMILDLLGPSLEDLFTICNRKFSLKTVLMLADQMLNRIEFVHSKNFIHRDIKPDNFLIGRGKKLNVVYIIDFGLAKKYRDPKSQAHIPYREGKNLTGTARYASINTHLGIEQSRRDDLEALGYVLMYFNRGTLPWQGLKATSKKDKYDKIMERKIATPIETLCKHHPFEFITFLNYCRALRFEDRPDYAYLRRLFKDLFFREGYQYDFIFDWSFLQPEKDRRRTGNSVGVGVGVPVGAAVANAGANGPIPTNGMGVGVTQGNIPAGQSTNVVAAGIGTATGAILPHNASLPNQAGPSQCMMPGGPSSPAGIPVAGGATQVTYTQTNANCVAGEGGQNVYHESQQDEQWGGVVK; this is encoded by the coding sequence ATGGAGGTCCGAGTGGGAGGAAAATATAGATTGGGTAGGAAGATAGGAAGTGGCTCATTTGGTGATATATATTTGGGCACAAATGTTACAAATAGTGAAGAGGTTGCAATCAAACTAGAAAGTGTTAAATCAAGACATCCACAGCTTCTATACGAATCAAAGTTGTATAAAATACTAGCAGGTGGTATAGGGGTTCCAACAGTGCATTGGTACGGAATTGAAGGTGATTACAATGTTATGATTTTGGATCTTTTAGGCCCCTCTTTGGAGGACTTATTTACTATTTGTAATAGAAAATTCTCCTTAAAAACGGTTTTAATGCTTGCGGATCAAATGCTGAATCGTATTGAGTTTGTTCATTCAAAAAACTTCATACATAGAGATATTAAGCCCGATAACTTTTTAATTGGTAGAGGGAAAAAACTCAATGTAGTATACATTATAGACTTTGGGCTCGCAAAGAAATACAGAGATCCTAAATCCCAGGCACATATTCCTTATAGAGAAGGTAAAAACCTGACTGGAACAGCTCGTTATGCTTCAATCAATACCCACTTGGGAATTGAGCAAAGTAGAAGGGATGATTTAGAGGCATTAGGTTATGTACTTATGTACTTTAACAGAGGTACACTGCCCTGGCAAGGGCTTAAAGCAACTTCTAAGAAGGATAAATATGACAAAATTATGGAAAGAAAGATTGCAACCCCAATAGAAACACTTTGCAAGCATCATCCATTTGAGTTTATTACTTTCCTTAATTATTGCAGAGCTCTTAGATTCGAGGATAGGCCAGATTATGCCTATTTGAGACGATTGTTTAAAGACTTGTTCTTTAGAGAGGGCTACCAATATGACTTCATTTTTGACTGGAGTTTTCTCCAGCCAGAAAAAGACAGGAGAAGAACAGGAAATTCTGTAGGTGTCGGAGTTGGCGTCCCAGTTGGAGCTGCTGTAGCAAATGCTGGAGCAAATGGCCCCATACCTACAAATGGAATGGGAGTTGGAGTTACACAGGGAAATATACCTGCTGGGCAGTCCACCAATGTAGTAGCCGCAGGAATAGGAACTGCTACGGGTGCTATTCTTCCCCACAATGCAAGTCTTCCTAACCAAGCTGGTCCTTCTCAATGCATGATGCCCGGGGGCCCCTCCAGCCCTGCAGGAATCCCAGTTGCCGGAGGAGCAACTCAGGTAACATATACTCAGACAAATGCAAACTGTGTAGCGGGTGAAGGTGGGCAGAATGTTTATCATGAATCACAGCAAGATGAACAGTGGGGAGGAGTTGTCAAATAA
- a CDS encoding Sec23: RMDYQEQESQTGVRFNWNIWPSTKLEATRVEIPLGCLFTPLKESSKLQLVEYEPIRCRASGCILNPYCPVDFRSKVWTCPFSLQRNPFPPHYAEHISETVLPAELMYPSVEYILPGIPANNVSPPVFIFVIDTCLIEAELTELRDSIQQAVSLMPSDALVGLITYGTVCCVHELGFTECPKSYVFRGTKDVTSQQLQLQLGLTSRGDTRNQMAEGSSRRFLLPVSECEYSLMNILDDLQPDSWPIPADTRPQRCTGVALAVATGLMEACCVQQSGRIMLFVGGVCTVGPGTIVSLPLAESIRHHLDLQKNSNSARHVQKALKFYSSLAQRAVQNGHAVDILACSLDQVGLHEMRVLCDRSGGHMVMSDSFSMNIFRDSFKKMFEPDASGYIKQAFNGRVEILCSKDVKINGAIGACTSTGKKGAQVGDTMIGESNTCEWAFGAMDKNTTVAFYFEVVAQGVNQIPPGKQSFIQFQTLYNHPSGRKRLRVTTVSYRYSEPNILDLAPGFDQESAAVLMARLAVSKTESEDGLDVLRWLDRKLIRLVSRFADYQKDDPNSFHLSSEFSIYPQFMYHLRRSHFLQTFNASPDETAYYRTVLLRENVMNSLVMIQPALLQYSFDEGPPQPVLLDVQSLKPNVILLLDSFFHIVVWYGEMIHQWKEQGYHENPEYENFKNLLLAPAEDAKSILQDRFPVPKFVLCHAGGSQARFLLAKVNPSATHNTLSGATFDSVSDGSIVITDDVSLKVFMEHLIKLAVQS, from the coding sequence AGAATGGATTACCAAGAACAAGAAAGCCAGACTGGGGTCCGCTTcaattggaatatttggCCATCAACAAAGCTGGAGGCTACAAGAGTGGAGATCCCTTTGGGATGTTTGTTTACTCCGCTTAAAGAGAGTAGCAAGCTGCAACTTGTGGAATATGAGCCAATTCGCTGTAGAGCATCAGGATGCATTTTGAACCCATATTGTCCAGTGGATTTCAGGTCCAAAGTTTGGACTTGTCCATTTTCTTTACAAAGAAACCCATTTCCTCCCCATTATGCCGAGCACATTAGCGAGACGGTATTACCAGCAGAGCTAATGTACCCTTCTGTTGAGTATATATTACCTGGAATCCCTGCAAATAACGTCAGTCCTCCCGTATTCATTTTTGTGATTGACACATGCCTAATTGAAGCAGAATTGACAGAACTTCGTGACTCGATCCAGCAGGCAGTTTCTCTAATGCCTTCAGACGCTCTTGTAGGTTTAATTACATATGGAACAGTATGTTGTGTGCACGAGCTAGGGTTTACAGAATGCCCCAAATCATATGTCTTCAGAGGCACTAAAGACGTTACTTCTCAGCAATTGCAACTTCAATTAGGTCTAACTTCTCGTGGAGACACTCGCAACCAGATGGCTGAGGGATCCTCCAGAAGGTTCCTTTTGCCTGTTTCAGAATGTGAATATTCCTTAATGAACATATTAGACGATTTACAACCGGATTCATGGCCAATTCCTGCTGACACTAGGCCTCAGAGATGCACTGGCGTGGCTCTAGCGGTAGCAACAGGATTGATGGAAGCTTGTTGCGTGCAACAAAGTGGAAGGATCATGCTCTTTGTTGGAGGGGTATGCACAGTTGGTCCTGGAACCATAGTTTCACTTCCACTGGCTGAGTCAATTCGTCATCACTTGGATCTTCAAAAAAACTCTAACTCTGCAAGGCACGTGCAAAAGGCCCTTAAATTCTACTCCTCCTTGGCGCAGAGAGCTGTTCAAAATGGTCATGCAGTCGATATCCTTGCTTGTTCTCTCGATCAAGTTGGACTGCATGAAATGAGAGTTCTATGTGACCGTTCTGGAGGTCATATGGTAATGAGCGATTCCTTTAGTATGAACATATTTAGAGACTCATTCAAGAAAATGTTTGAGCCTGATGCTTCTGGATACATTAAACAAGCCTTTAATGGCAGAGTGGAAATCCTTTGCTCAAAGGATGTCAAAATTAATGGTGCAATTGGTGCATGCACCAGTACTGGTAAAAAAGGCGCCCAAGTTGGTGACACCATGATAGGAGAAAGTAATACATGTGAGTGGGCATTTGGCGCCATGGATAAAAATACTACCGTTGCATTTTATTTCGAAGTAGTAGCACAGGGAGTGAATCAGATTCCGCCAGGGAAACAATCTTTTATACAATTCCAAACTTTATATAATCATCCATCTGGGCGAAAAAGGCTGAGAGTTACCACAGTTTCCTATAGATATTCAGAACCCaatattttggatttaGCACCAGGATTTGACCAGGAGTCAGCTGCCGTACTTATGGCAAGATTGGCTGTATCTAAAACAGAAAGTGAAGATGGATTAGATGTACTTCGTTGGCTTGACAGAAAACTTATCAGACTTGTTTCGAGGTTCGCGGATTATCAAAAGGACGATCCCAACTCTTTCCATCTTTCTTCGGAGTTCAGTATATACCCACAATTTATGTATCATCTCCGTAGAAGCCACTTCCTTCAGACTTTTAATGCCTCGCCAGATGAAACTGCATACTACAGAACTGTTCTTTTAAGGGAAAATGTTATGAACTCTTTAGTTATGATCCAACCAGCCTTACTACAATACTCATTTGATGAAGGTCCTCCTCAACCTGTGCTTCTTGATGTACAATCTCTTAAGCCTAATGTTATTCTCCTTCTTGATTCTTTCTTCCATATTGTTGTCTGGTACGGAGAAATGATCCACCAGTGGAAAGAGCAAGGCTATCACGAGAACCCAGAATATGAAAACTTTAAGAATCTATTACTTGCTCCAGCAGAGGATGCCAAGTCTATCCTTCAGGACAGATTTCCCGTTCCAAAGTTTGTTCTGTGTCACGCAGGAGGTTCTCAGGCTAGGTTCCTTCTTGCTAAAGTTAATCCTTCTGCCACCCACAACACCCTTTCAGGTGCCACTTTTGATTCCGTCTCTGATGGATCAATTGTTATCACTGATGATGTCTCGCTTAAAGTATTCATGGAGCATCTCATCAAACTCGCCGTACAGTCATAA